Proteins found in one Acetobacteroides hydrogenigenes genomic segment:
- a CDS encoding DNA adenine methylase, with the protein MKTPISYYGGKQQLLQHILPIIPEHDLYVEPFFGGGAVYWAKEPAKCEVVNDVNMNIVNFYEVLKHSYFDLRKLVEATLHSRETYKKAMIIYDSPWLFPDNPVLRAWAFWVVTNQGFSCRIGTWGYDREKRARTIQNKIDAFQEELSDRMRYTQIECNEAHKVIESRDTESTFFYVDPPYIDSNQGHYGGYTHEHFKRDLDALSKVKGKFLLSSYPSEILDEYVAKNGWYSVSVDKALSAGNGSATPTRRRKTEMLTANYPITLKDSNNN; encoded by the coding sequence ATGAAAACACCGATCAGTTATTACGGAGGTAAGCAGCAACTACTCCAGCACATTTTGCCAATAATACCTGAGCATGACCTTTACGTTGAACCTTTTTTTGGCGGCGGAGCCGTTTACTGGGCAAAAGAACCAGCGAAATGCGAGGTAGTGAACGACGTAAATATGAACATCGTCAACTTCTACGAGGTGCTAAAGCATTCCTACTTTGATCTAAGGAAGCTGGTAGAGGCTACGCTACACAGCAGGGAGACTTACAAGAAGGCGATGATTATTTACGATTCGCCCTGGTTGTTTCCGGATAATCCGGTTTTGCGAGCGTGGGCTTTCTGGGTGGTCACCAACCAAGGATTCTCCTGCAGAATTGGCACATGGGGCTACGATCGCGAGAAGCGGGCTAGAACCATTCAAAACAAGATAGACGCCTTTCAGGAGGAACTATCAGACAGGATGCGCTATACCCAAATTGAATGCAACGAGGCGCACAAGGTTATTGAAAGCAGGGATACTGAATCTACGTTCTTCTATGTCGATCCACCCTACATCGATTCGAACCAGGGACATTATGGAGGATATACCCATGAGCATTTTAAGCGCGATTTAGACGCTTTGAGCAAAGTGAAGGGAAAATTCCTTCTTAGCTCGTATCCAAGTGAAATATTAGACGAATATGTAGCCAAAAACGGGTGGTATTCGGTTAGTGTGGATAAAGCGTTGAGTGCGGGGAATGGTTCAGCAACACCAACAAGAAGGCGTAAGACAGAAATGTTAACCGCTAACTATCCAATTACACTTAAAGATAGTAATAATAATTAA
- a CDS encoding tail fiber protein, with translation MDKIIGNYLTQSNRDFPLDAETLDYIQGNVAMIAMLGNIGGDKIILAGCDLTNGGANRSEGYVFVRTQAFPQGEILRFEGGAVSAGMYVKTESISVDAQGNSYPTAYTRRSLGAGTGNEKFAWADFKSIKTNVELEAKAKALEEAIALLAPPPLGIAQIWAGHCTPEAIPAGYALCDGSTLSATDYPGLYAKIGRLHTPSAVGQGYFNLPDLRSRFVVGFDPNDVDYDVIAKKGGLKSVTLTIAQLAKHWHQFLANRLHDSVSSVYERVGTSDYPTNGDSNWSRGYDYKSKEAGGGESHENRPPYYVMAYIMRLG, from the coding sequence ATGGATAAAATTATAGGAAACTACCTTACGCAAAGCAACCGCGATTTTCCGCTCGATGCGGAAACGCTGGACTACATACAGGGCAACGTTGCCATGATTGCCATGCTCGGCAATATCGGCGGGGATAAGATAATCCTTGCCGGATGCGACTTAACCAATGGCGGTGCTAACCGCTCGGAGGGCTACGTATTTGTCAGGACTCAGGCTTTTCCGCAAGGTGAGATTCTTCGCTTTGAGGGAGGAGCGGTATCTGCAGGAATGTACGTTAAAACCGAATCAATATCGGTGGATGCTCAGGGCAACTCCTATCCAACGGCCTATACCCGCCGTTCGCTGGGTGCAGGAACCGGTAACGAGAAGTTTGCCTGGGCAGACTTTAAGTCGATAAAAACTAACGTTGAGCTGGAGGCTAAGGCAAAGGCGCTGGAGGAGGCCATTGCGCTGCTTGCTCCTCCACCATTGGGGATTGCGCAGATTTGGGCGGGACACTGTACGCCTGAAGCAATTCCTGCAGGTTATGCCTTGTGCGACGGTTCTACGCTTTCGGCAACCGATTATCCGGGGCTATACGCCAAGATTGGTAGGCTGCACACACCCAGTGCGGTTGGGCAGGGTTACTTTAACCTACCAGACTTAAGGAGCAGGTTTGTTGTTGGCTTTGACCCTAATGATGTCGACTATGATGTTATTGCTAAAAAAGGTGGCTTAAAGAGTGTAACGTTGACAATTGCTCAACTGGCAAAACACTGGCATCAATTTCTAGCGAACCGATTACATGATAGCGTTTCTTCAGTTTACGAAAGGGTCGGCACTTCAGATTACCCAACCAACGGCGACTCAAACTGGTCTAGAGGATACGACTACAAATCAAAAGAGGCTGGCGGTGGCGAGTCGCACGAGAACCGCCCTCCATACTACGTGATGGCCTATATAATGCGTTTGGGATAA